TGCCCGCAGCCCAGTTGATTCCATCAAGCAAGTGTTGGATGAATTCCTTTTGGCGAAAATTTTCAGCGTAATGGCCCATGTTCGTATACCAGACACGTCCGCCCTTCATATTCCTGGGTCCAAGTAACTGGGTAATATTCGGGCAGAAGGGGTTGATTGGTTTTTACATCAGCTGCAGCGATAATCTCTTTGCTGCTGAAATTTGGATGATAATTCCAGAAATACCATTCGACCTTATAAAGTATCCATTCCTCTGGGAGGCTTTGTGTCCAATCATCCGAAGCGTTAACTGACATGATTCGGTCAGCATAACCTCGTCGATCTTGAGGTCCTTCTTTGGGGCCTGATTTGTGGAGTACTCCCCAGAGACCATACCAGAATGGCCACTCGGCTTCGTTGTTCTCTTCGATACCTTTATGTGCGTGAGTAGCTCCGTGAATCCCGACTACGCCTCCATCATTTCGCGCCCACTTCTCGAAGGCCATTCTCTCCTCCTCGTTGAAGAGGATGCCTGTATTGTTATCAAGGATAATGACATCGATGCCCTTTAAGCCTTCATCGGTGAAAATCTCGCTGTCACTGGATTGTGTGAAATCCCAGCCATGCTTTTTAGCCAGTTCTGGAAACACGCGCTGGGCTTCCTCCCTTGCCTCAGTATGATCAAAGCGGGGTGAGCTTTCCGAATCTGCTCCGAGTTTATCCGTTCTGTGGATACGGAGACTTGCGGAAGCCGATGTAGCTACGATTAGTGAAAACAATAGAATAAGACTGAGCCGTGTCATATTGATTCAGGCTGATTATTTCTCTTTTTTCATCAGCCTGCTATCCCCGTCAAACAACTGATTGCCGTTATCCGGATCGTATGCGGCATATTGAAATCCGGGTTGAATACAGTAGGCTCCATATTCGCCGTTTTTATTCAATGCAAGAAAACCGACCTGGATATCTTTCCAGTCAGAGTTTTTAGATATGAGTCTTTCGACGGCCAGGCGACAAGCTTCTGTAGGTGAGTGTCCCTGTCTCATGAGTTCCACAACCAGGTGTGAGCCGCTTATTCGAATAACGGCTTCTCCCCAGCCTGTAGCAACGGCGCCGCCGACTTCATTGTCGACAAACATGCCGGCTCCGATGATGGGTGAATCTCCCACGCGGCCATGGATTTTAAATCCAGCCCCACTGGTCGTGCAGGCTCCTGATAGATTGCCATCTTTGTCTAAAGCGATCATACCAATGGTATCGTGATTTTCGGCATTGATTTCCTGCTTCTTGCCTTCCTCGTTCTCTGCCCGCCATTTTTTCCAGCGGGCCTCTGCCTTGGCAGTCAGTAGGTCAGCTTTTTCAAACCCCTGTTCATAGGCAAACTCCTCGGCACCTTTTCCCACCAACATAACGTGGCGGGTTTCTTCCATGACCTTTCGTGCCACGGATATCGGGTGTAGGATGTTCTGTAGAAAGGCGACGGACCCACAGTCACCTGTTTCGTCCATGATACAGGCATCCAAAGTAACATTCCCGTGCTCATCGGGTGTGCCTCCTATTCCAACGGATGCATTGTTCGGGTCGGCTTCAGTTACGCGCACTCCAGTTTCCACTGCATCTAATGCACGTCCGCCTTTGGAAAGCACTTCCCATGCAGCCTCATTGGCTTGCATGCCAAACTTCCATGTGGAAACAACTACGGGTTGCTTGGCTTGTGCCCAGGTGGACGCTGTTAGGAGGCAAGCAAAGAGTATAAGGTGTGCGTTCATATGTGAAGTGGGGGGTTACTCACCCATAGGGTGTTCCTTCAGGATTTCCTCCACCATGTAGAAACCCTGACGATCTTTTACTTCGCCACGAATGCGGGTCACAACATCAGGATCAATCAAAGTTGCAGGCCGCCCTTTGATAGAGGCAAAGTTTTCGCGCACATAGAAAATCACCGCTGCTATTTCCTCGTCGGTCAGCATATCCTGGAAGCCAGTCATGGGCGGAACCCCGGTGGATGGGTCATAAGTCTTGCCGTTGACATCAATAGGGCCCCAAAGGCCTTTCATGATGACTTTGATTAAGCGTTCATCGTCTCCACGAATCCATTTGTTGTTATTGAGTGGTGGATAGATGTTGGCTACGGTGCCTTTGCCATCTTCGCCGTGACAGGTAATGCAGTGGGCATCTCGCGAATAGACTTCGCGACCCATTTCGAAAACCTTCAAAGCTGCAGCAGGCATATTCGTTTGAGGAGGGCGTTCGTATTTATTTTCGTATACGTAGGGTGTAAACTCCTCACCCGATGCGTAGCTTAGTGCCAATGGATTATTGGAAAGATCGATACTGCCGCTTTGGTGCAGAGAGCGAATGTCATCACCCAAGGTTTCCATGATCGCCGTTATCGTGTGGCCCATCCATTTTGTGATTGGGTTCCGAAGCCCTTCGATAGTGATAAGAGCACCTTCTTTGTTATCCATCCAAGACGAAGCCACAATGGCTTCCAGACGCACTCGGGGGTGACTGTCGTTGGCGGCTTTGAGGAATAGCTCCATGTAGTCCTCGATTTTTTGATACGTGTAACGAAGCACGCGAACAGCGCCCGAACGAGTTTGGTGTTTCGTTTCGTTCAAGCATTGGCGAAGCAGTCCTTCATCCACTTGGTGGTGTCCCCAGGTGACCCACAGTGCTTCCAGTAAGTGGCGCTCATAATAAGGGTCGCTACGGTCAAGGCCGGCTGCCCATTTACGGACGGCGGGAAGGACGTCTTCTGTGTCACGTGCTTGTAGTTCACGCTGTGTCCGGTAGCGAGTGCGATACTCGGGGAGTTTCAAGTTTTCCAATAGATCGGGGATCTTGGCTCCAGCTACCTTGGCTGGCTTTACGAGTGGGCGGTCTGGATAGGTTATGCGGTAGATGCGGCCGTGGTCATGGTCGCGATTGGGGTCGCGGGCCGAGTGCTGCATGTGGCCGATCAATGGGTTGTGCCAGTCGACAATATAAAGGGATCCATCGGGCGCAAACTCCAGGTCGACGGGGCGGAAGTTAGGATCTTTGGAATAGATTAAGTCCTGTCTTATTTCTCCTGTGAATCCGCCTTCGTCATCCTCCCAGACTTTGTGCTGTTTGGTGCCAAGGAAACCAATCGTATTGTTTATCAAAAAGTCTCCCTGGTGTTCTTCTGGGAAATGGCGTGAGTAAACAAACTCTGCACCCGAGGTGGGTCGAACGCGGTGGGTGGTGAATTCGTCAACCTTTGCGATTTCGTATCCGTGAGGCACTTTAGCCGAAAGGGGAAGTGACCACCAGTTATTGCCGCCAGAGGCGTCTGCCAGGTAATTTTGACCCCATTCATCGTAGGCGATTCCCCAGGGGTTGTTTACATCTGTCTGCATGAACCGATCAAGTTTCCAGGAGTGAGGATCGAAGCGCCAGGCGCCACCATCGGTCATGCGTTCAGGACCGTAGGGAGTTTCTACCTGTGAGTGAAGGAAACGACCTTCGCACATATAGAATGCGCCGGAAGGATCACTGGTGTAGGCTGAGATGGCGTGATGGGTGTCAGCGGAATCGAAACCCGCAACCATAATCTCTGAGCGGTCGGCTCTGTCATCTCCGTCATCATCGATGAGTTTGATTAAGTTGGGTTCCTGCGTGACGTAAACGCCGTCTTGGGCGATTTCAAATCCCATCGGCAAGTGTAGGTTTTCTGCAAATACGATTTGTTTGTCGGCTACGCCGTCGTTGTTTGTATCTTCAAATATCAGGATTTTGTCGTTCGGAAGAGGGTCACCGGGTTCCCAGTGCGGGTAGGAGGGCATGACAGATACCCAGAGACGTCCTTTATTATCGAACGCCATTTGGACCGGGTTCTTCAGGTCAGGGAAACTTGAGTGGGAGGCGAACTGGGAGATCTTATATCCGTCGGCGACTGTAAATTCATCCATCACTGCCACATCATCGAGAAATTCAATCGGCAGGGTGTAGTTGGTTTCTACATTGACCAGGTCTCTGGTCTTTTTGTCGTCAATGACCAGGTCGCGTTCGTTACCTTGAACGACGGCGTGAATCTTCTGATCCCGCAGAGAGGTCATCTCGCGGAGTTTGAGGATTTCCTCTGGGTAATTAACGTTACCGTAAGGTTTGTGGCGTCGACCGTGCACGTGCACATCGTTGAGCATGCGGTAATCGTTATACCAGTACCAGTTCTTCTCTTGGACTGCTTCGTATGCTTTTTCGCGAGCGGTGCGAGACAAGGTTTTGGAATCCCTTTCGCCGGACAATGCAGCCAGTAATTCTTCAGCGAGGAGCTGGTGTCCTCGGTCATTTAGTAGAAAGCCGTTGATGGTGAGTGGTTCATCGGAATAACGATACCACTCACTGGATGGCCCATAGAGATCAATGAATCCTATGCCTCGGTCATGAGCTACCTGACGCATGGTCTCGGTGTAAGCCGCTAGGCGTCGGTTTTCTTGATTGCCCGTGGGTAGGTCGAAATCGGCCGAGCGATCCTCAAATGCGATAGGCGAAACCAGAATGATGCGTGGCGCCGACTTTCCATTGTATGCCTGCTCGTTGGTATGGGTAATCCAAGCGTCCAACTCGTTGTAGAAATTGTCGAGTCCTTCAAAGCCATCGAACGACTCATTGTAGCCAAAGAATGCCAGTATCGTGTCCGCAGCCACCGTAGTTAGCCACTCGTCTGGCATGGGATAGAACCCACGACCGTCGTGGAAAGTTTTGTCTGGGTGAAATTTCTCAGCACCGGGGAAGGCCCATTGGGTCTCGCGTGAGGAGTGTGCTCGAAATCCCGGTGTATCCCCGGGGAAGCAGAGGTTCCGAACGATGAGTTCGTCCTTAGGGAAACGACGCTGCAAATCGGTTTCAAAATAGGGAAAGTGAATCATCCGCTCGCCGAGGCCATTTCCAAGAAGGACGAGGTGTTCGCCTTTTTTGAATTTGAGTGGCAATGAATCGGCGAATGCAAAAGTGCTTACCAGCGTGGTTAGGGTAATGAGCGCGAGGCTTTTTAACTTCATAGATAAGAGGTGTATGTAAAGTGCTTGGATTGGGAAAGAGGATTTTTTCGGGATATCTTAATAGCTATGACCGGATGATGGATATCCTGTGAACACAGGACAAAATTGAGTTTGGTTTAGCTAAATTAGCTTTGTTTCCAAAGCTCGTCACCCATCTCCCAGCCTCGACGCACCGGTTCCTTGATAAATGTGTTGAGCTCCGGCTGATCGGACACCTCCATTTTCTCGGCATCCCATTCGAAGCTTTTGCCTGTTTTCTGAGCGAGAACGCCCAGTAGGCCAACTTCTGTCAGGCGGCTGGCGTAATCAAAATTGGATCCCGGTTTAGGGCCTTCGTGCTTGATCGCCCGAACCCATTCGTCCACCTGATTGCCCTTGATACGTTCGAATGTCTTGGGCGGCAGGTTTTTGCGGAAATCTTGCCAATATTCTTCTGGATACAGGCGGGGGCTGTTGGGGCGGTTATTGTGAGCAATGACTCCTTTATTACCGACCATCGCCATGTTGAAGTCGTCGTCCCATTCTCGTTCGCCATTGGTGGGATTGGTGAGTGGCTTGCGGCCTTCATACCAGGACACTTTGAGCGGGGACTTGCCCTTGCGAGGAAAAGTCCATTCCACAACAGAGCTCTGCGCTACGATCCCAGGATAGGGGTTTTCTATGTCCCTGACCTTGATTGAGCTGGGCATCCCGAGCTCCAGTGCCCAGAAGGGGGCATCGAAGGTATGGCAGATCCAATCTCCTAACTGACCGTTGCCGAATTGGAAAAAGCTGCGCCAGGATTTGGGCAGGTAAATATTATTGTATTTGATGTCGCTTGCTGTGGGACCTTTCCAAAGATCCCAATTCAGGTGTGTTGGTTCTGCTTCTGGTTCAGGAGGTAATGTGGAAGGTAGACGAAAGGACTTGTCCGGACCAAACAACGGACCTCGGTTGTAAATGATCACTTCCTCAATGTCTCCAATAGCCCCGGCCTGATACCATTCTTTGACGTAGCGGATGCCTTCTGTGGCATGCCCCTGGTTTCCCATTTGGGTGACGACATCGTAGTAGTTGGCTGCTTTACGAAGGGTGCGAGCCTGCCAGACGTTGTGAACGAGGGGCTTTTCTGTTAGGACATGTTTCCCCATGGCCATCGCCGAATAAGTGGCCACGAAATGAGTATGGTCTGGGGTGGCAATTACAACGGCATCGATTTCTTTGTCCTGCTTGTCCAACATTTCGCGGAAATCCTGATACTGAGGAATCATAGGAAAATCCTTATAAGTGCTGGCACCATTTTTCTCATCCACATCGCAAAATGCGACGAGGTTCTCATCGACCAGAGCATTGATTGAGGCACGTCCGCGTCCGCCAGCTCCGATCACGGCAACATTGAGTTTGCTGTTGGCCGATGCACCTGCACTGCCAATGGCGAATTTGGGGAGACTGACAGAAGCCGCCACTACGGCAGCTCCTTTCATGAAGTTTCTTCTGTTGAGGTTATTCATGTTGTTTTTCCTAGGGTAACAAAGTTTCGGGGTTAAATATTTGGGTATTCGTTCGGCGCGGCAGGGATGCCGTCTCCCTACCATCTTGTATGAGAAAGGTAGGGCAAGAGCGTCCTCGCTCTGCCATTCTGATCTTCTTAGTACGTAAACGCATCTCGTAATAGCTTCAAACTTTTAGGAATGGCCGTGCGGTAATCTTCCATGCCTTCAAATTCCAGGGAGATCCAGCCATGGTAATTGTTTTTATGTAACATCTTGGCGACTGCCGGATAATCGATATCCAACTCATACCATTGACCACCACCGTAGTAGGTCTTGGCCTGAACGAAGAATGCGCGTTCGGCCATGACCTCGAGTTGTGCGGTTCGATTTTCCAAAAAGTTTCCGGTATCGAGGGTGACTTGCAGCCAGGGAGAATCGATGGCGTCGACTATGCGCAATACACCTTTGGCTGTCAGGCCGAGTCCCCAGTGATTTTCCAGTCCCATGACTACGCCGTGTTTTTCTGCAGTGGGTAGACATTTTTCAAAAGCTTCAATGACCCAGGGAAATGCATCGTCCTCAGTGTAACCTGGTAACGGAGGCTCGATACCCTTATCGGCCATCAGTTCGTTGAAACTTCCAGATGTACCCCAGCGGCCGGTGTTTACTCGCATGGCTGGTATACCGAGTCGTCCACAAATCTCGATCTGTCCAATGGTCAGATCTATATTGCGTTGTCGCTCTTCCTTGTCCGGGGAAACAAACCCCTGGTGTGTGGACATGGCGCACAACGGAAGGCCTTGACGAAAGGCATGCCGTTTGAGCGACTGCATGTAGGAATTGGAGAGCAGATCGTTTTGCTCAAATTGGTAAAGGAGAAGTTCTACACCATCAAATCCATACTCGGCTGCGATATCGATACACTTATGAAGGTCTCGCAGTTCGTCATTGCGGAACCGCCAGAGTGAATAGGTGGAAAGTGCTATCGGATTGGAGCGCCTCGATGAAGCATGGGAGGCGGCATTTCCGACGGTAGCCAATCCGGCAAGGGGTAGGGCAGCCAGGGAAGATTGAAGAAAAGATCTGCGATTCATTAATAACCGAATAGTCGATTGTTTGAAGAACGTCCAGAAGACTTGTTTGATCCTAGGATTTTAATCAGTGAATTGGACCAGCTCCTAAACCTGGAGGCTAACTGGCTCTTCGTTTTACCCGCCTCCAACGCTTCACTGAAACCCACAAACCGGTAACCACCAACACGGTTCCGCCAATGGACAATAATCCCCAGATGAATTGAGGAATCGTTCCATAGGTTCCAAAGGTATGTAGTCTCCCAAAGTTGCGTCGATACCA
This genomic stretch from Opitutia bacterium ISCC 52 harbors:
- a CDS encoding ThuA domain-containing protein, coding for MGHYAENFRQKEFIQHLLDGINWAAGKEHKD
- a CDS encoding ThuA domain-containing protein; its protein translation is MTRLSLILLFSLIVATSASASLRIHRTDKLGADSESSPRFDHTEAREEAQRVFPELAKKHGWDFTQSSDSEIFTDEGLKGIDVIILDNNTGILFNEEERMAFEKWARNDGGVVGIHGATHAHKGIEENNEAEWPFWYGLWGVLHKSGPKEGPQDRRGYADRIMSVNASDDWTQSLPEEWILYKVEWYFWNYHPNFSSKEIIAAADVKTNQPLLPEYYPVTWTQEYEGRTCLVYEHGPLR
- a CDS encoding N(4)-(beta-N-acetylglucosaminyl)-L-asparaginase; this translates as MNAHLILFACLLTASTWAQAKQPVVVSTWKFGMQANEAAWEVLSKGGRALDAVETGVRVTEADPNNASVGIGGTPDEHGNVTLDACIMDETGDCGSVAFLQNILHPISVARKVMEETRHVMLVGKGAEEFAYEQGFEKADLLTAKAEARWKKWRAENEEGKKQEINAENHDTIGMIALDKDGNLSGACTTSGAGFKIHGRVGDSPIIGAGMFVDNEVGGAVATGWGEAVIRISGSHLVVELMRQGHSPTEACRLAVERLISKNSDWKDIQVGFLALNKNGEYGAYCIQPGFQYAAYDPDNGNQLFDGDSRLMKKEK
- a CDS encoding c-type cytochrome, whose translation is MKLKSLALITLTTLVSTFAFADSLPLKFKKGEHLVLLGNGLGERMIHFPYFETDLQRRFPKDELIVRNLCFPGDTPGFRAHSSRETQWAFPGAEKFHPDKTFHDGRGFYPMPDEWLTTVAADTILAFFGYNESFDGFEGLDNFYNELDAWITHTNEQAYNGKSAPRIILVSPIAFEDRSADFDLPTGNQENRRLAAYTETMRQVAHDRGIGFIDLYGPSSEWYRYSDEPLTINGFLLNDRGHQLLAEELLAALSGERDSKTLSRTAREKAYEAVQEKNWYWYNDYRMLNDVHVHGRRHKPYGNVNYPEEILKLREMTSLRDQKIHAVVQGNERDLVIDDKKTRDLVNVETNYTLPIEFLDDVAVMDEFTVADGYKISQFASHSSFPDLKNPVQMAFDNKGRLWVSVMPSYPHWEPGDPLPNDKILIFEDTNNDGVADKQIVFAENLHLPMGFEIAQDGVYVTQEPNLIKLIDDDGDDRADRSEIMVAGFDSADTHHAISAYTSDPSGAFYMCEGRFLHSQVETPYGPERMTDGGAWRFDPHSWKLDRFMQTDVNNPWGIAYDEWGQNYLADASGGNNWWSLPLSAKVPHGYEIAKVDEFTTHRVRPTSGAEFVYSRHFPEEHQGDFLINNTIGFLGTKQHKVWEDDEGGFTGEIRQDLIYSKDPNFRPVDLEFAPDGSLYIVDWHNPLIGHMQHSARDPNRDHDHGRIYRITYPDRPLVKPAKVAGAKIPDLLENLKLPEYRTRYRTQRELQARDTEDVLPAVRKWAAGLDRSDPYYERHLLEALWVTWGHHQVDEGLLRQCLNETKHQTRSGAVRVLRYTYQKIEDYMELFLKAANDSHPRVRLEAIVASSWMDNKEGALITIEGLRNPITKWMGHTITAIMETLGDDIRSLHQSGSIDLSNNPLALSYASGEEFTPYVYENKYERPPQTNMPAAALKVFEMGREVYSRDAHCITCHGEDGKGTVANIYPPLNNNKWIRGDDERLIKVIMKGLWGPIDVNGKTYDPSTGVPPMTGFQDMLTDEEIAAVIFYVRENFASIKGRPATLIDPDVVTRIRGEVKDRQGFYMVEEILKEHPMGE
- a CDS encoding Gfo/Idh/MocA family oxidoreductase, whose translation is MNNLNRRNFMKGAAVVAASVSLPKFAIGSAGASANSKLNVAVIGAGGRGRASINALVDENLVAFCDVDEKNGASTYKDFPMIPQYQDFREMLDKQDKEIDAVVIATPDHTHFVATYSAMAMGKHVLTEKPLVHNVWQARTLRKAANYYDVVTQMGNQGHATEGIRYVKEWYQAGAIGDIEEVIIYNRGPLFGPDKSFRLPSTLPPEPEAEPTHLNWDLWKGPTASDIKYNNIYLPKSWRSFFQFGNGQLGDWICHTFDAPFWALELGMPSSIKVRDIENPYPGIVAQSSVVEWTFPRKGKSPLKVSWYEGRKPLTNPTNGEREWDDDFNMAMVGNKGVIAHNNRPNSPRLYPEEYWQDFRKNLPPKTFERIKGNQVDEWVRAIKHEGPKPGSNFDYASRLTEVGLLGVLAQKTGKSFEWDAEKMEVSDQPELNTFIKEPVRRGWEMGDELWKQS
- a CDS encoding sugar phosphate isomerase/epimerase, translating into MNRRSFLQSSLAALPLAGLATVGNAASHASSRRSNPIALSTYSLWRFRNDELRDLHKCIDIAAEYGFDGVELLLYQFEQNDLLSNSYMQSLKRHAFRQGLPLCAMSTHQGFVSPDKEERQRNIDLTIGQIEICGRLGIPAMRVNTGRWGTSGSFNELMADKGIEPPLPGYTEDDAFPWVIEAFEKCLPTAEKHGVVMGLENHWGLGLTAKGVLRIVDAIDSPWLQVTLDTGNFLENRTAQLEVMAERAFFVQAKTYYGGGQWYELDIDYPAVAKMLHKNNYHGWISLEFEGMEDYRTAIPKSLKLLRDAFTY